TATTCTGAAACAAGTCCCGAAATTTTATCGGATATCAATTTAGAAATCGAAGCAGGTGAAAAAGTTGCGATTGTTGGAAGGAGTGGGTGTGGGAAATCTACTTTGATGAGGGTACTTATGGGAACACTTGCTCCTAGTAAAGGGAAAGTTTTTTTTGATTCCTTTGATCTTTCCACTTTAGATCCTGAAGAAGTTCGAATTCAGTTTGGAGCTGTAGAACAACATCCCATTCTTTTTTCAGGTAGTATTGCTGAAAATCTTTCCAAAAAAAATCCTTCCTTAAACAAGGAATCATTGTTAGCTGGAGCAAAACTTGCTTCCGTTGATCAATTTGTAGAAAGATTTCCAATGAAATATGAAACAAAAATTGGTGAATCTGGTATTGGTCTTTCGGGTGGGCAAAGACAACGGTTGGCAATTGCAAGAGCTCTTGTAACGAACCCAAGTATTTTATTTTTGGATGAACCTACATCTGCTTTGGATTCAGAAACAGAATCCCATATCCAATCTCAATGGGAAACTGTATTTCAAGATAGAACTGTCATTCAAATTTCACATAGACTTCATAGCACAGTCAGTGCGGATAAAATTATAGTTTTGGACGAAGGTCGGATTGTCGAGATGGGAACTCATGCCGAGTTAATCACTACCAAAGGTTTTTATTACCATTTGTTTCCTACACTTAGCGAAGGAGATAAAGATGTTTAAAAAATTTGGGAATATAAAAGAAACAGATTCCAATTGGGAATCTCGCCATTCTGCATCTTATTATGATGAATTATTAAAACACCCTGCACCAAACTGGGAACGAAAAGGAATTTATCTCATTACAGGATTTTTTATATGTTTCATTTTGTTTTTGGTTTTTGGAAAGGTCGATGTGGTTGTCCAAGCGACAGGTTCCATTCGTCCTAAAGGTAACTACCATGTCGTGGAAGCTTTGGAAACGGGAACATTAACCAATCTATATGTAAAATCAGGGGATTTCTTAAAGAAAGGTGATCCCATTATGGAGTTAGAATTTTCAGAACAACAAATTGAATTATCAAAAGATACAAACAATTTAGATTATGAAGAAAAGAAATTACAAAGACTAATTCGAAACAAAAGAGAAGCTGAAAAAATTTTAAAGAATCTTGCTTATAATTTAGAAAATAATTCTGGTTCTGCACTTTCCGGTGGTGTCTTAAGCAAATTTGTAAATCTAAAAAAAGCGTTTATGGATTTTCAAAATGGTGTTGGTGCGAAGTTTATTTATGATCAAAATTTATTAGAGTTTAATGAAGAATTTGGAAACTTAAAAGATGAAATCCAAAGAGAAGAAAATATCATTTTAAGTCTTAGGGGTGATACCAAATTAAAACGGGAAAGAGTTGCGAATGCAATCATCCGAATGCCTTTTTCTGGAATCATTGGTGAACTTTCGGTGAATAACGTAGGGCAAAATATCATCCGTGGGCAAACTGTTGCATCCTTAATGGAAGAGGGACAACCACTCGAAGCAATCGTTGAGGTGAGTAGTAAGGATATTGCGGCTGTTCGAATTGGTTTATTATCAGTAATCAAAGTAAAGGCATTTCATCAAAATGATTTTGGTGTCGTGGAAGGTACTGTTTCTCAAATCATTCCTAATACCAAAGATAAGGATTCCTTTTCTGTAGTTCTTGTTTTAGGAACTCAAGATTTGAACCAAGATGGAAAGGAGTTTCATTTATTTCCGGGTTTAAAGGTTGTCGCTGATATCATCATCGATCGAAAGAGTATTTATAAAATTTTGTTTCGTTATGCTGATCCTAGGAACTAGTTTTGAAAAAAAGTTTAAAAGAAATTCCTAACGTTTTTGCCGATGATGATTTTTTATCTACATTATCATCAGTCGATTTAAAAAAACTAATAGGGTTATTTGAATTTAGATCTCTAGTTGCCAATGATAGAATTGGTGCTACTCAATCAGAACCAACACCAATCCTTTTTGTAGAAACAGGAAGAATCCAAGTAAAACTAAAAATCAATGAAAAAGAATTATTAATTAGAACACTAACAGAAAATTCTTTTTATGGGATTTTGGAATTATCGTCTGATTTGTTAGAGAAACAAATCTTTCAGGTGGAAGAAAATTCAAAAGTTCGCGTTTTACCTTCTAATCAGTTTTTAAAGTTTATTGAATCAGATAAAAAAAGAAAAGGGTTATGGAACGAATACAAAGAAAATGCCCAACTTCGTGATGAATTAAGAATCCATCCTTATTTTCGAAAACTTTCAAATTCAGAGATTGAAGATTTATCAAAAGTACTGGTAAAAAGAAAAATATCTCCTGGCCAAGTATTGATCAAAGAAGGAAGTAAAAGTTCTTCTTTATTTTTCATTCGTTCTGGCCGCTTTAAAGTCACTAAGTCTACCTGGCAAAAAGATTATTTTTCTTTTGTGGAAGCAGGTTCAGTGTTAGGTGAAATGGGGGTATTGGAAAAAAAAACCAGGAATGCCACCGTATCTGCTGTAGAAGAAAGTTTTGTTTATGAGTTATCTTCTACAGATGCGAGTAACTTTTTTAAAAAATCGGAAAGTTTACTTATCACAATTCGTTCGATTATGAGCGAAAGGAAACTAAATTTAGGTGATGGATCGGAAGATGAACAATTTGTTACGTCTACAATTTATGAAGAAGATCAGTTCCATATTCTACCAAAACTAAAATTTAGTCCTCCACTTAGAAATCAAATCAGCTTTCCTTTTTTATTTCAAGATGGTCGGTCTCAGTCTGGTGATGCCTGTCGAAAAATGATATTTCGTTATTGGGGGTATTCATTTGCAAATTATGATGCTGATTCTGCCTTTCCTGACTTTGATCCAGACATTCGACCAACTCATTGGAAAAGTAGTTTTGGGGAAGGAAAAGGTGATTGTTATTTTGTTAATTGGAAAGACCACGAATCAGAATTAAATAATCATCCAACTATCAATTTCTTTGAAAATTCAAAGTATATAATCGTAAAGTCCATTGGACAAAAGAAAGTTTTAATTATAGATCCAGAATTCGGTGAGATAAGTCTTTCTCGTGAAGAATGGGAAAAAAAATCCTCGAGTGTCGTGATCTATTTTGTTCCCAAGATAAAACCAGAAAACCAATGGGAATGGAAAAGTAAATTTTTTGCAGGACTTGCTGAGTATTTTTTACCCGCACTTAAATACTTAAAAGCAGGGATTGTTGCTAGTTTTGTGATCAAAGGTTTGGAAGTATTTATACCACTAATCAACTTATATTTAATTGATGCGGTTTTGTTAAAAGAAAACAAAGAGTTTTTTTTTCCTGTGATTTTTGCAGTAGTTTTGCTTAGTTTTTCGCAATCTTTTTTAGCATATTTTAGATCGAATGTTATTTTTTTTACAAGCAATCGTGTGAATCAAACAATTGCGATTCGATTTTTAGTAAAATTAATTTCATTACCTATCTCTTTTTTTGAAAGAAATAGAAAAGGTGAAATTTTAAATCGTTGGGAGGAAATTGAATCTGTAATTTTATATTTTTCTGATCAAGGAGCAATGAAAATATTTGATTTAGTTTTTAGTTCTTTGGTGTTTGTCATCTTTTTATTTCTTTCTCCAATATTATTACTCATCATTGGTTTATTGATTTTACCTGAAATGTTGATCCTTCGTTCTCTTGCTCCAAAAATAACAGAAGAAACAAAAAAGGAATCTTTAAAAAAATCGGAAACACTGAGTTATTTTATCGAGACCATCAATGGTTTTGAAACAATAAAAAATTTAGGAGCTACTTATTCGCACCGTTGGGACTTCGAAAAAAGGCTCACAACTCAGTTAAATTCAGAAGGAAAAAAATTATTTTATTCCAACTTACTTTTTACGAATACTGAATTTTTTAAACAGATTACGGTTGTTGTGGTTATGTTAATTGGTAGTATTTTGATTCTAAAAGATCAAATGACCTTGGGAACTTTGTATGCAATCATTGGTCTTATCGCTTACATTCGAAATCCAATTCTTTCTTTATATGACGATTTTTTAAAACTACAGAAAGCCAATGTCTCTTGGAATCGTTTGCGTAGTTTCGAATCTTTAGATAGCGAAATTACCGATAGAGATAATTTATTTAAAGTAGATTTGCCAGAAGTAAAGGGACAAATCGAATTTAGAAATATTAGTTTTTCTTATGATACTTTAAAGCCAGAGTCTGGAATTCGTAACTTAAAAATCAAAATCCAACCAGGTAAAAAAGTAGCCTTTGTTGGTAGAAGTGGCAGTGGAAAATCAACCATTCTAAAGCTAATTCTTGGATTGTACAATCCACAAGAAGGTCAGATCATTATTGATGATGTTTCATTAGATGAAATTTGGTTACCAAGCTTACGAACTAAAATTGGTGTTCTTTTTCAGGAGAATCCATTAATTGCGGGAACAGTGAGAGAAAATATTTCCATCACTAAACCTGAAGCAACTTTAAGTGAGGTTGTCGAGGCAGCTAAATTAGCTTGTATTCATAATGATATCGTAAAACTCCCGCTTGGTTATGATACGGAAATTTCGGAAAAAGGTTTTATTTTTTCAGGTGGTCAAAAACAAAGAGTTTCATTGGCCCGTTTGTTTTTACAGAGACCCAACGTTTTGTTATTGGATGAACCAACGGCGGCCTTGGATAAAGAAACCGAATTCCGGATTCTGTCTCATATAAATTCTGTATTTGCAAATGCAACCATCATCACGGTTGCACACCGTTTGGATACAATTCGTAATTATGATCAAATTTTTGTCTTGGAACGCGGGAAATTAGAGGGGATGGGCACTCACAGAGAGTTACTTTCTAAAGGTGGAATTTATCAATTACTTCATTCCAAACAGGAAGCGATCCGATAATCGAAATAGTGGTTCGTTTTTATAAGCTTGTAACATTGTTTTTGCTAGGTATCTCGCCATTTTTTTACCTTTGGCCAGATGCGGTAGATTTTTATGACTTACCAAAGTTAGTTGGAGAAAAGTCATACGAATTGAAACTAAAGGAAATGGAAATTGAGCGAAAAAAAGTTGATATTGACTCAAAAACTCTACGTTATTTACCTTCCGTTAACCTTGACCATTCTCCTTTTTTTGAATCTTTACGTGGCGATGGCTATAACAGAAAAGGTTGGAGCACATCTTTAAATCTCAATTGGAATTTCCAAGAACAAGGAAATACAGTTCTTACTAATATGATTATGGAATTGGAATATGAGCGATTGTTGTTAGAATACAAAGCTTTGTTCCAAAAAGAACTATTTGACCAGGCTTTTCAATATGCAGAAACATTGAAACTTCTGGCATTTTATGATTATGATTTTTCGAATGAAGCCGGTGCTGATAAACAATTTCAGACAGTCCAAAAACTTTATAAACAAGGAATAGAATCTTATTTAGTAACACAAAACTCCAAAGTAGATTATTTCTTTTATAAATATAATGTAACTAAATCGAGATTGGACCAACAAAAAAGTCAGTCAATCTTTAGAAGAAAGTTTTTATTAAAAGAAGTTTCTTTGAAACAAATTCCGGAACGGGAATACAAAATTTTACCTTTGGAATCGACTTTATCTGAATATGAGAAGAATTTAACCGATTTAAATTTTGATATTATTTTGACTATCAATCAAGTAAAGATATTGGAAGTGCAAAAGTTAGTTCGTTTTAATGAACTTTGGGTTCCTGATTTTTTTGTGAATGTTTACAATCAATCCAGTCGTGAGTCGTTTTCTGGATTAAGTGGAACGTGGACAAACTCCATGGAAGTTTATGATTATAGCCGTAATGACTTTAGTCGGTATGCCAGGTCATCTGATGCAGATTTTAATGTTGGTGGAAATTTTGGATTTAGATTCCCTTTATTTAATCGTTGGTTGTCTAAAAATGAATTTGATAAATCAAAAATTGAAATTAAATTAGCAAAGTCCCAGTCACAGTTTCTGCGAGAGAATACTGGATTATATCTTTATGAGCTCATACAACAACATAATAATTTAGTTGAGTTGTATGACATTTCTCGTGAAAGCAAAAGAATAGCCGAAGAAAATTATCAAATTATGGAAAAAGCATATAAAACGGGCTCTGCTTCTGTAATTGAATTACAAACGGTTGATAGACGCCTTCGCGATGTAATGCGAAATGAAATTCAAAACCGTTATGATTTGATTCAACTTAGACTTCAAATTGGTCTCCTTCTCGGAGACACTATGAAATTTTTGACCAATTAAAGATCTGTTGGCCTGGTATGATTTTGTTCTGGATCAAATTCAGCAATTCCACATCTTTCCTTTTTCCATTGTTTTAAAATTTCATCTGATTTTAACTTATTCTGATACTGAATGTACGGTGTTGTGAGAATTGGAAGTAGAAAGATGGGTGAAAATGCAGAATTGAGAAGAGAAAAAACCACAATAAGTCCTAGTGTCAATGTGTTTTCATCGAAAACTTCTGTGACTTGCCTTTTCGTTTGGTAATAATATGCTAAACACTCTTCTGTATTGTTGGCAGGGTGAAAAGGAATACTGACGCAGCCAATAATACTAAATAGATTTAAAACTACAATGATTCGGATAAATTTTGAATACATGTTCTAACTGCTTCCAAATTTGTTTCTTCAATCATTCGTTGAAAGTTTCGCACTTTGAATAGACCATATAAAAATTCCGATGTGTTTCCATTTTTGGAGATGGTCTCCTCTTTAATAAGAGTTTTGTTTTTATAAAGTTTATATTTGAAATCAACTGTGTATTCAGCTAATCTATATTGGATGGGCCAAACCATTGTGAATGGCCATAGAGCAGGCCAAGTATACCACCAATTGTATTTGTCTTCATAATGGGATTTCATTTCAACATCAATGGTATAAAAATCGGATGTAATTTTCGCATCCAATTCAGTAACGACATTTGGAAATAGACCGGAAGAGGTTAGGTGACCTTTCCACGCCATCCGCCAAGCATCTGTGTAAACTCCGCGATCTGCCGAAAGGATTTCAAACTTTCCAATCACTAAGGGAAGGTTAGTTTGTGTTCGATTTGTATTTCCATTCGGAGATGGAGGTGGTACCTGACGCAAATCAACAGAACAGTGAATGAGTAAAAAAAACAATAGATAAGAGGGGATGGTTCTCATTTTTCAGGTATTTAGAATGATTGGTTTCTGAAATGAATCAATCAATTTTCCTTAAGTTTATAGATTTGTATATGGTTTTCTATTGTTTGTTCCCATTGGTATTGTTTCGGTATCGGGGGAATTTGAGTGATTAATGGAAATTGGTAAAATATTAAATAGTCTGCGTAATCATCGTGATTGGGTAAAAACAAATAAACACTTGTTCGGTTTGCTAAATACTGTGGTACGTTGGAAACTATGGATTTTCCTTCAAATAAAGTCCGCAAGGTTTTTACATCTTCTTGGGAAACACCTGGATTCATAAAATCTTTTCTAAAGGAATAAGACTTGGAAGGTGGTCCCCAAAAAATAAATAAACAAATGGAAACAAATACTGACAAGTAAAGAAACAAACGACTGTTTTTTGGATGAAGGTTTTCTATAGATTCCGTAAAACTAAGTATTATGATGGGAATGGCAACAAAGCTATGGTGAGTGAATGGAGTTTTATTTACTTCATAACTAGAAAAAAGGGAATATAAAAAATAAGGAACTAAGCAGAGAATGAGTTTGTTTCGAAATTGAAAAAATAAAAAAGGTAAGTTTAGAAATAAAAGGAGATAAGGAAATAAATGTAAATTGTTTAAGGCAGCTATCGGATTTTGGTAACGCTCTAAGTGGGCAGGCAAAGGAATTTCTGAACCAGAGTTTTGGAGTTCTCCGAGTAAAAGGATACAAAGAAAAAAGTAGACTAAAGAAATGATTCCAATCAAGATACTTTCTTTTTTTCTAAATTTGTATTCTAAGAAAGCAAAAACAATCCAAACGAGTGCACATTCTTCTTTTACAAACAAACTGAAAGTAAAAAACAAAATCCACCAGACAGAATTTTGTTTCCAAAAGTGATAAAATAAAAAAAATAAAGGAATCCAAAGAACTTCTGGATGGAAATCAAAAATTTGAATCCAGTAAATTGGTAAATAGAGTCCGTATAACAAAGGGAAGATCCATTGATAAAAGTCATTTTTTTTGTAAAATGGAAAAATGAGAATCGGTGAACTTAGAACAAATGCCTGGAATATTAGTAAACTCTCTACAAAAGGAAAAAATTTATATAATAAAGATAGTGGATAAATATACAAATTGATATGATCAGAAAAATAATGATGAAGATTGCCACTAACTCCTAAAGTAGTGACTGCTTTTGCATTATGAATCAAATTATAAAATAGATTTTCAAAAAGACCGATGTCTACACCGGCACCCATATTTTGGTAACGAAAGATTGATCTTTCTGATAAAAAATAAAATACAACCAACCAAAGTAATATGGATGGAAGGTGGTAACGAAAACTTTTCATTTTTACTTAGAGAAACTTCCAGTAATCGCAGCCTCAGCACATTTCATTCCATCGATGGCAGCAGATACGATCCCACCTGCATAACCTGCACCTTCCCCACAAGGAAACAATCCTTTGATTCGAATGTGTTCTAATGTTTCTGGGTTTCTCGGAACTTGGATGGGTGAAGATGTACGTGTTTCTGGTGCGTGGATGATGGCTTCGTTAGTAAAGTATCCTTTCATAGAAGAATCGAATTCTTGAAATCCTTTTTTTAGAGCATCTGCAATGAGTGGAGGAAGTAATTCTGAAAGTGAAACTGATACGAGTCCTGGAGTATAGGAAGTTTTTGGAAGCTCGGCTGAAACTTTGTTGTTTGTGAAATCAACCATACGTTGTGCTGGAGCTTTCTGTGTGCCTCCATTCATTAAAAATGCTTTTTGTTCTATAGAGGATTGGTATTGGAGAGCAGAAAACACTCCATAAGATTCAAATGGCTTAAAATCATCAAATCGAAGTTCTACGACGATTCCAGAGTTGGCAGTTGGACGAGAACGTTCCGCACTTGACCAACCGTTGGTGACAACTTCTCCTGGTTTGGTGGCACAAGGAGCAATGACCCCACCTGGGCACATACAAAAACTATAAACACCTCTTCCATTGATCTGTTTTACAAGGGAATATTCCGAAGCCGGTAATAATGGATTTTTAACATCACAATGATATTGAATAGAATCAATCAAACTTTGCGGATGTTCGACTCTAACACCAATCGCAAGAGGTTTGGTTTCAATTTCGATTCCTTTTTCATATAGGAGTTGAAACATTTCTCTGCCGGAATGACCGGTTGCAATGATCACATTTTTTGCTTTCCATTGATCACCAGATGCTGACTTAACCCCAGCTATGGAATTACCAACAAGAATTAGGTCGGTGATTCTTGTTTTAAAGTGAATTTCTCCACCTGCAGATAAAATACACTCTCTAATATTTTGGATGATACGAGGAAGTTTGTTAGTTCCGATATGTGGGTGTGCATCAACTAGTATTTGTTTGGTGGCACCGAAACTAACTAAATATTCCAAAACCTTTCGAATATTACCCCGTTTTTTAGATCTTGTATAAAGTTTTCCATCTGAATAAGTTCCGGCTCCTCCTTCTCCAAAACAATAGTTGGAATCTTCGTTTACAATGTGATGGACATTGATTCCCCGAAGATCTTCCACTCGATCTTTTACATTTTTTCCTCGTTCCAGGATGATTGGTTTTTTTCCCAATTCTAAGACGCGTAAGGCAGCAAAAAGTCCAGCGGGTCCTGCACCAATGATAATTACCGGCTCTGCTAAATTTACATTAGGGAAATTCGGAGTAGGATATTCTAATGGAATATAATCTTCGTTTACATATACATCTAAACGTAATTGAAAAACCACATTCCTTTGTCTGG
This genomic window from Leptospira brenneri contains:
- a CDS encoding HlyD family efflux transporter periplasmic adaptor subunit, whose translation is MFKKFGNIKETDSNWESRHSASYYDELLKHPAPNWERKGIYLITGFFICFILFLVFGKVDVVVQATGSIRPKGNYHVVEALETGTLTNLYVKSGDFLKKGDPIMELEFSEQQIELSKDTNNLDYEEKKLQRLIRNKREAEKILKNLAYNLENNSGSALSGGVLSKFVNLKKAFMDFQNGVGAKFIYDQNLLEFNEEFGNLKDEIQREENIILSLRGDTKLKRERVANAIIRMPFSGIIGELSVNNVGQNIIRGQTVASLMEEGQPLEAIVEVSSKDIAAVRIGLLSVIKVKAFHQNDFGVVEGTVSQIIPNTKDKDSFSVVLVLGTQDLNQDGKEFHLFPGLKVVADIIIDRKSIYKILFRYADPRN
- a CDS encoding ATP-binding cassette domain-containing protein — translated: MKKSLKEIPNVFADDDFLSTLSSVDLKKLIGLFEFRSLVANDRIGATQSEPTPILFVETGRIQVKLKINEKELLIRTLTENSFYGILELSSDLLEKQIFQVEENSKVRVLPSNQFLKFIESDKKRKGLWNEYKENAQLRDELRIHPYFRKLSNSEIEDLSKVLVKRKISPGQVLIKEGSKSSSLFFIRSGRFKVTKSTWQKDYFSFVEAGSVLGEMGVLEKKTRNATVSAVEESFVYELSSTDASNFFKKSESLLITIRSIMSERKLNLGDGSEDEQFVTSTIYEEDQFHILPKLKFSPPLRNQISFPFLFQDGRSQSGDACRKMIFRYWGYSFANYDADSAFPDFDPDIRPTHWKSSFGEGKGDCYFVNWKDHESELNNHPTINFFENSKYIIVKSIGQKKVLIIDPEFGEISLSREEWEKKSSSVVIYFVPKIKPENQWEWKSKFFAGLAEYFLPALKYLKAGIVASFVIKGLEVFIPLINLYLIDAVLLKENKEFFFPVIFAVVLLSFSQSFLAYFRSNVIFFTSNRVNQTIAIRFLVKLISLPISFFERNRKGEILNRWEEIESVILYFSDQGAMKIFDLVFSSLVFVIFLFLSPILLLIIGLLILPEMLILRSLAPKITEETKKESLKKSETLSYFIETINGFETIKNLGATYSHRWDFEKRLTTQLNSEGKKLFYSNLLFTNTEFFKQITVVVVMLIGSILILKDQMTLGTLYAIIGLIAYIRNPILSLYDDFLKLQKANVSWNRLRSFESLDSEITDRDNLFKVDLPEVKGQIEFRNISFSYDTLKPESGIRNLKIKIQPGKKVAFVGRSGSGKSTILKLILGLYNPQEGQIIIDDVSLDEIWLPSLRTKIGVLFQENPLIAGTVRENISITKPEATLSEVVEAAKLACIHNDIVKLPLGYDTEISEKGFIFSGGQKQRVSLARLFLQRPNVLLLDEPTAALDKETEFRILSHINSVFANATIITVAHRLDTIRNYDQIFVLERGKLEGMGTHRELLSKGGIYQLLHSKQEAIR
- a CDS encoding TolC family protein translates to MFLLGISPFFYLWPDAVDFYDLPKLVGEKSYELKLKEMEIERKKVDIDSKTLRYLPSVNLDHSPFFESLRGDGYNRKGWSTSLNLNWNFQEQGNTVLTNMIMELEYERLLLEYKALFQKELFDQAFQYAETLKLLAFYDYDFSNEAGADKQFQTVQKLYKQGIESYLVTQNSKVDYFFYKYNVTKSRLDQQKSQSIFRRKFLLKEVSLKQIPEREYKILPLESTLSEYEKNLTDLNFDIILTINQVKILEVQKLVRFNELWVPDFFVNVYNQSSRESFSGLSGTWTNSMEVYDYSRNDFSRYARSSDADFNVGGNFGFRFPLFNRWLSKNEFDKSKIEIKLAKSQSQFLRENTGLYLYELIQQHNNLVELYDISRESKRIAEENYQIMEKAYKTGSASVIELQTVDRRLRDVMRNEIQNRYDLIQLRLQIGLLLGDTMKFLTN
- a CDS encoding LBF_2127 family putative lipoprotein, which produces MRTIPSYLLFFLLIHCSVDLRQVPPPSPNGNTNRTQTNLPLVIGKFEILSADRGVYTDAWRMAWKGHLTSSGLFPNVVTELDAKITSDFYTIDVEMKSHYEDKYNWWYTWPALWPFTMVWPIQYRLAEYTVDFKYKLYKNKTLIKEETISKNGNTSEFLYGLFKVRNFQRMIEETNLEAVRTCIQNLSESL
- a CDS encoding DUF2079 domain-containing protein translates to MKSFRYHLPSILLWLVVFYFLSERSIFRYQNMGAGVDIGLFENLFYNLIHNAKAVTTLGVSGNLHHYFSDHINLYIYPLSLLYKFFPFVESLLIFQAFVLSSPILIFPFYKKNDFYQWIFPLLYGLYLPIYWIQIFDFHPEVLWIPLFFLFYHFWKQNSVWWILFFTFSLFVKEECALVWIVFAFLEYKFRKKESILIGIISLVYFFLCILLLGELQNSGSEIPLPAHLERYQNPIAALNNLHLFPYLLLFLNLPFLFFQFRNKLILCLVPYFLYSLFSSYEVNKTPFTHHSFVAIPIIILSFTESIENLHPKNSRLFLYLSVFVSICLFIFWGPPSKSYSFRKDFMNPGVSQEDVKTLRTLFEGKSIVSNVPQYLANRTSVYLFLPNHDDYADYLIFYQFPLITQIPPIPKQYQWEQTIENHIQIYKLKEN
- a CDS encoding NAD(P)/FAD-dependent oxidoreductase, with the protein product MKLELNVRVTPEIATNPDHLLQFVSKQNKIPKSDIKHIECTSRSIDARQRNVVFQLRLDVYVNEDYIPLEYPTPNFPNVNLAEPVIIIGAGPAGLFAALRVLELGKKPIILERGKNVKDRVEDLRGINVHHIVNEDSNYCFGEGGAGTYSDGKLYTRSKKRGNIRKVLEYLVSFGATKQILVDAHPHIGTNKLPRIIQNIRECILSAGGEIHFKTRITDLILVGNSIAGVKSASGDQWKAKNVIIATGHSGREMFQLLYEKGIEIETKPLAIGVRVEHPQSLIDSIQYHCDVKNPLLPASEYSLVKQINGRGVYSFCMCPGGVIAPCATKPGEVVTNGWSSAERSRPTANSGIVVELRFDDFKPFESYGVFSALQYQSSIEQKAFLMNGGTQKAPAQRMVDFTNNKVSAELPKTSYTPGLVSVSLSELLPPLIADALKKGFQEFDSSMKGYFTNEAIIHAPETRTSSPIQVPRNPETLEHIRIKGLFPCGEGAGYAGGIVSAAIDGMKCAEAAITGSFSK